The proteins below come from a single Rhodococcus sp. WMMA185 genomic window:
- a CDS encoding uroporphyrinogen-III synthase, translated as MSNDELSGLTIAVTAERRAAEFITLLERHGARVTHTPAIHVLPLVDDSELRSRTSAVIASPPDLLVVSTAVGFRGWLDAARAWGQEDALLAALRSVRIITRGPKAKGAVRGVGLREEWSPETESSEGVYEHLVAEGVDGLRVAVQLHGTITEWEPTIDLSVSLADAGAETTALSVYRWIRPHDQGPMRALVDHVIAGGTDAVTFTSAPAVSSLLCTAKDADLVAPLLDAFRGPVAPVCVGPVTAAPLTVLGVDTMQPGRSRLGSMAKYIIEELSKRR; from the coding sequence ATGTCGAACGACGAACTGTCCGGACTGACCATCGCCGTCACCGCCGAACGGCGGGCCGCCGAGTTCATCACGCTCCTCGAGCGACACGGTGCCCGCGTCACCCACACCCCGGCCATTCATGTGTTGCCACTTGTCGACGACTCCGAGTTGCGGTCACGCACGTCGGCGGTGATCGCGTCGCCACCGGATCTACTGGTGGTCAGTACCGCCGTCGGATTCCGGGGTTGGCTGGACGCGGCGAGGGCGTGGGGTCAGGAAGATGCGCTGCTCGCCGCCCTGCGGTCGGTCCGAATCATCACGCGGGGTCCCAAGGCGAAGGGCGCCGTCCGTGGCGTCGGGTTGCGTGAGGAGTGGTCGCCGGAGACAGAGTCGTCCGAGGGGGTCTACGAGCACCTGGTCGCCGAGGGTGTCGACGGCCTGCGAGTGGCGGTGCAATTGCACGGCACCATCACCGAATGGGAGCCGACGATCGACCTCAGCGTCAGCCTGGCCGATGCCGGGGCCGAGACGACCGCGCTGTCGGTGTACCGGTGGATCAGGCCGCACGACCAGGGCCCGATGAGGGCCTTGGTCGACCATGTCATCGCGGGTGGAACCGACGCCGTCACCTTCACCAGTGCGCCCGCTGTGTCCTCGCTGCTCTGCACCGCCAAGGACGCGGATCTCGTCGCTCCACTTCTGGACGCATTCCGCGGTCCGGTAGCGCCTGTCTGTGTCGGTCCCGTCACCGCCGCACCGCTGACCGTCCTCGGCGTCGACACCATGCAACCTGGCCGTTCGCGACTCGGCAGCATGGCCAAGTACATCATCGAGGAACTGTCGAAGCGGCGGTGA